AAGCAAAATATGGCACCGCCCGAACATTTTTGTTATAACTTttaaaaacttttgttgtttgccattTTTTTGAATTGATTTTTGAATCGGTTTGAACTAACCGAAGTTTAGCAATAGTAATCAATGATGACTTGGCTTCATTAGGATAGttttactgtagcctaattatccagGGCGTTACAGTGGTCGAGATAGTTCCATCCAGATCTCTCTCTTCGGTACAATGGGAAGACCAACTATGCTGAGTTTAttagcatctacaccatcgctaTTGTGGCTGCTAGCAGCAGGAAGCGAGCACTTGTCaactagtttcccatggcgctcGAGCCCAACATCTGCTCATGGCTCATGAATCTTCCAGAGCATTCCATTTCATCATGGGATGATCTGTGCAAGGGCGCCTTCCAAGGAGGGTTCAAGGGACCAGGGATGCCCAGCAATCTGCACCTCCTTGTGTAGAAGTCGAGGGAACCGTTGCACAAATACATACAACACTTCAGCCAAGTGCAGCACAACATCCTCGATATTGACACGGCTACGATCATCACTGCATTTCACGCAAATGTTCGTCAGCCCAAGATTAGGGAGAAGCTCAACACTGGCAAGGTGCACATCATTGTCGAACTCTTTGATCTTCCGACAAGTGCGCTCGGGcaaaggaaggaaggaggacatcTAGATACGGCATGAACCCGGCCATCATGGTACTAAAAGTTGCATAAATTATAGATAATAGGCATTAAACATATAAAATTATTGACACATCTCTAGTGTATCATAGCTACAAATTGCCTAGCCCTACCCATAATCCCCCATCGGCCCTATATAGCTCCCATATGGAAATCTTCATGCTTGTAAGTTTGTCATGCGAGGGTAGGAGCTTTCACCGAATTGGTGTTCAACATGTTGATGCTTCCACGTATCCCACATGGATTCCTAATACATCATACTAATAATACCCATTAGTCGGTGGTGTTCTACCTAGGTTCCCTAGCACGTATTTGGGCCCAAAGAGGTCCATTCATACGGTCTTTGCTACGCTGAGCCTTTTATAATTTGACTTATTATGGTCACATGACACCTGCCACAAGTGTCATGTTGGGAACGGCTTGAGTGGGAGGGGGAAACCAACAATATAAACTAGACATGATCATGATAATAACTATCAATATGAAACTAGAGTTTGACAAAAATAAATAGAATAAAGGTTAATATTTGACCATGAAGTAACacatttttatttatttaatacAAATGGAAATACAACTTTGTTGTCAACCAATACAACCACTTGGCCCACCATAATTGAATGTATAACCCTTCTTAAATTCAAGAAATAAATCATTTGCATCATAACAATCTGGCCTGTCAACTAACTTGGCCACCTTAGTCCAAAAGGGGTCAAAAGCTTGACCCTTAGAGTTGTACTTCTTAATGTGGTTGAAGTAGGCAGATTTCTTCTCATCATAATCAGGGAAGTGGCCACTACCCATTGGAGGACCATGTGCAGTCTTCAAGTAATTCACAAATCTGGTCAATGCTTGTATACGTTTTGTTCCAAGGCAAAGCTCCTTTGGAAAATGTCCCAAGAATGATGGTTTTTCTAAATCATGATGGTACACCACCCAATCTCCAGAATTTGGATCCTGTAGTCAATGAGGGATTGATAACATTTGTGAACAATAAATTTCATGCACAAGAAGATTATAAACACTTTGTAATCTCGAAGAATCTTGGGTGGTGTACAATTCCTATGGTTTAATGTTGCATATTTTCATAATGAAATACCATAGCATATTAAATAGTAACCATGTGAATTTAGGCATAACTAATTTCATATTCATAAAATCCCTCTATTATTTTTAACCCTCCATTTCAAATAGTTGCAATCCACTAACTAATATTCCTATTCATATAGCCCAGCCACATCAGCAAGTCATGTCACATCAACAACCATGCCACATCAGCAAGTCATGCATGTTAGTTAAAATTTCAATTGTTTGTACTACTTTAATTTCTATCCTTGCAACCATGCCACGTGAGCAAATCATGCATGTTAGTTATAATTAATTTATATTTTTCACAATACTAGTTTTTCACTTTTTCTATCCATGGAGCCTTGCCACATGAACAAGTCATTCATGTCCTCATAACTTACAATTTTTGCATTAATTTTTTGTTTATCATGAGTTTATATGTGTTGGACACTCGGAGAATACCTATGTAGTTCACTTTTCACATTTCTGTTAGAAAAAAGGCACTCTATTAACTACAAGCcattttctctctctttttgtAGCTATTCTTACAATATCTATTTATGCATTGCATTCAACAAAGGTTCATGCAAAAAGACATGGGTATCGTCTACTTATCATAGATATAGTTGAAAATTTGTAAGATTATATAGACATAGTAATCTCTAGACTAGGATGAATGTTATACCTTGTTGATGCTAAGCCCGATGTAGTGATCTTGTATGCCATAAACTGATGGAGGAGCAATGGCTTGTCCAGGCACCAGCTTCGCTCCACTTGCAGGTACATATCCCACGCATTGTGAGTTGTAGCACCCCCTGGATTTCAAGTCCTTCTAAGAAATAAAAAGGAAACATATATTGTTGTTTATGTAAAGAGATTTACACTTAGTCTATAATGCCTCTAActactacaaaataccaaaaaataatATGTGGATATCAATAATATACAACTTATTAAAATGACATTGATTACACTTACAGTCCAATATGTAAAGAAGCGAATATCTCTGTTATTGTACAAAGAGGGGGAAATCTGCAAGCAAAACCAAATTATGAAATACTAGTAGTTTACTCAAAAGCATTTGAGTTTACGATTAGTGATATGTTTGTACGTGGAATCCAACTTGAATTAAGTTGTAGTGTCCTCCATCTTGACAATAAATTTGTAAGAATGCTCCAGATTCTTGAGAGGTTTCTTGATTTGGTGAAGCCCATATACTCATTTCAGCTCGAAGGCCATAAAATTGTCCTGGCTCGGTGTGCCACGTTGCATACTAGTGATAGAAAAGTATAGTTCAAATTAGTGAAGAACCAGAACAACTATAGATCAGAACATAATAAACAAGTGATGGTGTGCCTTATTGGCCGTGGTACGAGGTTTTCCTACCAGCCATTTACAGTGTGGATTTTTTTTCATGCTCATTTGGAGCTAATTTGTATTTAATTTTCAGCCCCGTTTCTAGTTTGCTTCGCAATGTTTGATGTCATTCCTACACAGTTAGACCTTTTGTGGTGATGCATGATTTAGCTTGCAAATCTATGATTGAGGCGGATCATTAATGAATGTAGATTTCTACTATTTTTCCTATGATTTGAATAAGTCATGCTTAGGCCAAAAAATACCTAGAATTTTCCTTTTTTATATATCACATGTCGTTATAGCATACATTGTGATATATTTTTATGGTGAATGTTCACCCAGAAATGAACAAGCATTCCAAATATAACACATGAAAAAGTAGAGagaaggagggagagagagagtaCATGAGAAATAATGTTGCTGCCTTCATCCGTGAAATTAGCTCTCCAAGGAAACCGAAACGGTTTAGGTCTTAAAAGAGTGGTGTTCTGTAAATGGAAATGTAAGTTCACGGCTAGTTAGCATATATAATTGTTGTACAAAgtctctgaaagatataagtatTTTTTTCACCTATGGTGTCCTAAATTTTAGTTGGGAACATAAGCTATAGTTCTAAATAAGTACAAAAATTAGTAATAATGAAGATTAAGTTGTCAAGTAGATGCAAGAATGCgatgaatacataaacaaataggCAAAGAGTTGCATGTGTCCAAAGCTAAAAGTAAAATATTTTTACCTTCTCATTCATTTGTAGATTGCCATTCTCGTCTATTGATTCATCCAAGGTGAGGTAGCAAGGATTGAACAAAAAACATAGTAAGGCCAATATGACGATATAATCACCTCCCATTAGTATGGTGAATTGTGTTCCTTCCAATGAAACATATGTAACTATGTGATTCCTTATGTACTTGTATGTTGTTTGGAGAACACACCTTATATAGAGTTAAGCCCCATTCTATATTTGGAATGCTTTAATTGCATCATACCGACGATTAACTCAACATTTAATGAGTAGTCATCTAGTGcaccattctttcttgaataCGGATAAAACTCAAATTTTTTATTAATATTCATTAACTATGGACTTGGTTTACATCCAATTAATGATTGATGCATACCCTATCTTTTTATATGGATATAGATCCATTTATACATCAATATTCATTAATATTGGACTTGATATGCATCCAAATTAAGAATGGATGTATGGCTATCTATATTTTCTATATGGAAAAGTAGTTGTTGTATCAATGTTACTTTAAGTGTGGACTCGATCTACATATAATGAATGTTTGCTTGATCATATCTTATTGTTTGGATATAGGTAGATTGTTCATCAATTTATATCTTAATAGGCTTGATTGGTACTTTCTACATTTTAATTGATTGACTCTCTTCACACCATATATCAATAAAGTCGAAGAGAGTTTCTTTGTTAATTGGAGTTGGAGGAAAATTGGTTAATATTAATATTAGAACACCTAGAGACATGGCACTGTTAGTCGACCAAGCTACACATATATACTATATGTTCCCCAGGACAATACACATTTGTTGCAACCACCCACAAATTTCATCATTTGTCATACATTGCCAAAATCTAGGGCTACCAACACCAAGATGATCCTAATTAAAGATCACACGATGATGACAATACAATACAAAATGTGTGTTATTTTGTGATCAAAGTCATTACAGGAAAAAGTCACCTAAAATAATTTTCTATGAAGGAAACCCTCACTAGCTATCTCCTCCTAGGATAGCACCCTCAACAATTTTAGTGGTGTTGTAGCCTAATTTAGGCGACACATTTGGCCGTCACTAGGCATGCACATTTTCTGCGACGTTGTGTAGTGTCATAAAAAATGTTGAGCGGAGCCTTTTTTGATTATGTAAATAGGAAATAACCATTAGTTTGCTGAAACTACTCTTGCTGGAAGTCTTCGTGCATAATTCTGAAAGTGCACAAACTAATGCCTCGTAGTTCTCTTGAAAAAGTCTGAAAGTGCTTAGAATATTCATCAATGCATGTAAGTtaatatatatacatatacaaACATAAAAATGCCACATGTTAGTTAAGTAATATGATTACAAGCATAGAAGCATACATGTGCAAACTCTTGCTATCTGTTTTCAAATGTGGCAAAAACATTGAAACTAAGAAATGTGTTCTTCCCAATTCTTGAACCCAGGACGTGGAGCATGGAGTACATTGTCCATTGCTATTGTGGTATTGGTAGGATGTTAATCCTAATCCTGGCAGTGCCGCAGTTATAAGAACTTTAGCATAGTTGTCAAAACGGGCTCCTATTCCCAGGAGGCGTGCTCGTCCTCCTGGTCTTCACGGCGGTATCTCTTTGCTTGTCGATGGCAGAAGGTATAGACGacgcgtgatacgtctccaatgtatctaattttttattgttccatgctattatattatctgttttagatgttttatatgcattaatatgctactttagattatttttggtactaacataTTAACCTTGAGCCCATTGTCGatttctattttttctttgtttttgacttttacagaaaaggaatatcaaatggagtccaaacggaataaaactttcgcgatgatttttcttggaccggAAGACACCCGGGAGACTTAGAGAGGTGGCCAGAAGACCtacgaggtggccacaagcccTACAAGGGGGCGCCCCTAGGCTTGTGCCCCCCCGGACCTCCTAACCCTAATCTTCGGTccataaatacccaaatattcccccaacatcaga
Above is a genomic segment from Triticum urartu cultivar G1812 unplaced genomic scaffold, Tu2.1 TuUngrouped_contig_5189, whole genome shotgun sequence containing:
- the LOC125528894 gene encoding uncharacterized protein LOC125528894; protein product: MGGDYIVILALLCFLFNPCYLTLDESIDENGNLQMNEKNTTLLRPKPFRFPWRANFTDEGSNIISHYATWHTEPGQFYGLRAEMSIWASPNQETSQESGAFLQIYCQDGGHYNLIQVGFHISPSLYNNRDIRFFTYWTKDLKSRGCYNSQCVGYVPASGAKLVPGQAIAPPSVYGIQDHYIGLSINKDPNSGDWVVYHHDLEKPSFLGHFPKELCLGTKRIQALTRFVNYLKTAHGPPMGSGHFPDYDEKKSAYFNHIKKYNSKGQAFDPFWTKVAKLVDRPDCYDANDLFLEFKKGYTFNYGGPSGCIG